In one Massilia endophytica genomic region, the following are encoded:
- a CDS encoding NAD-dependent epimerase/dehydratase family protein has product MNQTKSSKPFKRLLLTGAGGGLGQVLRDRIKPWADVVRVSDIKDLGPAREGEEVMLCDLADRGAVMKLVEGVDAILHFGGISVEDRFEPIMQANILGLHYLYEAVHKHGVKRVVYASSSHTVGFYKTTDIVDADMPLRPDGFYGLSKCFGEALSRYYYDRFGTETVCIRIGSSFPEPRNPRMMVTYLDYDDLVELLRCSLFTPRVGHTITFGTSDNATRWWDNRKASHLGYVPKSSSSRFAANFPDTAERPAPDDLPTIYQGGPFVTAGPMYE; this is encoded by the coding sequence ATGAATCAGACCAAAAGCAGCAAACCTTTCAAACGCCTGTTGTTAACCGGTGCCGGCGGCGGCCTGGGGCAGGTTCTGCGCGACCGCATCAAGCCATGGGCCGATGTGGTGCGCGTGAGCGACATCAAGGATCTCGGCCCCGCACGTGAAGGCGAAGAGGTCATGCTGTGCGACCTGGCCGACCGCGGCGCCGTCATGAAGCTGGTGGAAGGCGTCGACGCGATCCTCCACTTCGGCGGCATTTCGGTGGAAGACCGCTTCGAGCCGATCATGCAGGCCAACATCCTTGGCCTGCACTATCTGTATGAGGCAGTGCACAAGCATGGCGTGAAGCGCGTGGTCTACGCGAGCTCCAGCCACACGGTAGGCTTCTACAAGACCACCGACATCGTGGACGCCGACATGCCGCTCCGTCCGGACGGCTTCTATGGCCTGAGCAAGTGCTTCGGCGAGGCCCTGTCGCGCTACTACTACGACCGTTTCGGCACCGAGACCGTGTGCATCCGCATCGGCTCCTCCTTCCCCGAGCCGCGCAACCCGCGCATGATGGTCACCTATCTCGATTACGACGACCTGGTGGAGCTGCTGCGCTGCTCCCTGTTCACGCCGCGCGTGGGCCACACCATCACCTTCGGCACATCGGACAACGCAACGCGCTGGTGGGACAACCGCAAGGCTTCCCACCTGGGCTATGTGCCCAAGTCCAGCTCCAGCCGCTTCGCCGCGAACTTCCCGGACACGGCGGAACGCCCAGCGCCCGACGACCTGCCCACCATTTACCAGGGCGGTCCCTTCGTCACGGCAGGACCGATGTACGAGTGA
- a CDS encoding glycoside hydrolase family 88 protein, with translation MKHPKLAGLVLAVALCHGAPLFAQDALAPIAAQVSAAVAPKTVLSAMEKVADWQLANPSRHRPDDWTQAVGYTGMMALANISGDRKYRDAMVAMGEKNGWKLGPNHYHADDHIVGQTYAELYLQLREPKMIDAMRAHFDDILANPREGTLEFTVKGNQDRWSWCDALFMAPPAWLRLWAATGDQRYFDLAVNHWWRTSDYLYDKEEHLYYRDSNYFGRKEANGRKVFWSRGNGWVMGGLVRMLQYIPAGHPARARFEQQYREMSARILELQQEDGLWRASLLDPATYPMKESSGSGLYTYALAWGVNQGLLDRAQYEPAVRKAWSALVANVDADGKLTHVQPIGLAPKVFDSSLTEVYGVGAFLLAGSEMYRMAVLEKAKPQEIRVSNRSPALRGDELAEAKLQRGVATPVVMDAATSAILNSQVIGDRILFPVNLAAGETHRYLVLSADRLAAMPRADVRTHARFVPERLDDFAWESDRIAHRTYGPAIIKDPKEQLVSSGIDVWVKRVRTPVLDKWYAAGNYHKDNGEGMDYYHVGSTRGCGGSTIYKDGKFHSSRNFESWKVLADGPLRSVFELRFPAWDAAGRKVSEIKRMSIDAGSNFTRVESRFTASGKAALPVAVGIVQRQGEGQYASDAAAGWMSYWEPQHGEDGATGCAVILPKGAVFANAEQHYLALGHAAPGKPFIYYFGAAWSKGGDYADGAAWEKGVRAFAERLKTPLAVETP, from the coding sequence ATGAAACATCCGAAGCTCGCAGGTCTTGTGCTCGCCGTCGCGCTCTGCCACGGCGCCCCGCTTTTCGCCCAGGATGCCCTGGCGCCCATCGCAGCCCAGGTTTCGGCCGCCGTCGCCCCGAAGACCGTGCTGTCGGCGATGGAGAAGGTGGCGGACTGGCAGCTGGCCAACCCAAGCCGCCATCGCCCGGACGACTGGACTCAGGCCGTTGGCTACACCGGCATGATGGCGCTGGCCAATATCTCGGGCGACCGCAAGTACCGCGACGCGATGGTGGCCATGGGCGAGAAGAACGGCTGGAAACTGGGCCCCAACCACTACCACGCGGACGACCATATCGTGGGCCAGACCTACGCCGAGCTGTATCTCCAGCTGCGCGAGCCGAAGATGATCGACGCCATGCGCGCGCACTTCGACGATATTCTCGCCAACCCGCGCGAAGGCACGCTGGAATTCACGGTCAAAGGCAACCAGGACCGCTGGTCCTGGTGCGACGCCCTGTTCATGGCGCCTCCCGCCTGGCTGCGGCTCTGGGCCGCCACCGGCGACCAGCGCTATTTCGACCTCGCGGTCAATCACTGGTGGCGCACCTCGGACTACCTGTACGACAAGGAGGAACACCTCTACTACCGCGACAGCAACTACTTCGGCCGCAAGGAAGCCAACGGCAGGAAGGTGTTCTGGAGCCGCGGCAACGGCTGGGTGATGGGCGGGCTCGTTCGCATGCTCCAGTACATCCCGGCTGGCCATCCGGCGCGCGCGCGCTTCGAACAGCAGTACCGCGAGATGTCCGCCCGTATCCTGGAACTGCAGCAGGAGGACGGCCTGTGGCGCGCCAGCCTGCTGGATCCGGCCACCTATCCCATGAAGGAGTCCAGCGGCTCCGGTCTCTACACCTACGCGCTGGCCTGGGGCGTCAACCAGGGTTTGCTGGACCGTGCGCAGTATGAGCCCGCGGTACGCAAGGCCTGGAGCGCGCTGGTGGCAAACGTGGATGCCGACGGCAAGCTGACCCACGTGCAGCCCATCGGCCTCGCGCCCAAGGTTTTCGACAGCAGCCTGACAGAAGTCTATGGCGTGGGCGCCTTCCTTCTGGCCGGGAGCGAGATGTACCGCATGGCGGTGCTGGAAAAGGCAAAGCCGCAGGAGATCCGCGTGAGCAACCGCAGCCCGGCCCTGCGCGGCGATGAGCTGGCGGAAGCGAAGCTCCAGCGCGGTGTAGCCACGCCAGTGGTGATGGATGCCGCGACATCCGCCATCCTCAACTCGCAGGTGATCGGCGACCGCATCCTCTTCCCCGTCAACCTGGCGGCAGGCGAAACTCACCGCTACCTCGTGCTGTCCGCCGACCGCCTGGCAGCCATGCCGCGGGCCGACGTGAGGACTCATGCCCGCTTCGTGCCCGAGCGCCTGGACGATTTCGCATGGGAGAGCGACCGCATTGCGCACCGTACCTACGGCCCCGCCATCATCAAGGACCCGAAGGAGCAGCTGGTAAGCAGCGGCATCGACGTGTGGGTGAAGCGCGTGCGTACGCCCGTTCTCGACAAGTGGTACGCCGCCGGGAACTATCACAAGGATAACGGGGAAGGCATGGACTACTACCACGTCGGCAGTACGCGCGGCTGCGGCGGAAGCACCATCTATAAGGACGGCAAGTTCCACAGCTCGCGCAACTTCGAAAGCTGGAAAGTGCTTGCCGACGGCCCGCTGCGTTCCGTCTTCGAGCTGCGCTTCCCGGCCTGGGATGCGGCAGGCCGCAAGGTATCGGAAATCAAGCGCATGTCCATCGACGCTGGATCGAACTTCACCCGCGTCGAGAGCCGCTTCACCGCCAGCGGCAAGGCGGCACTGCCTGTGGCCGTGGGCATCGTGCAGCGCCAGGGCGAAGGCCAGTATGCCAGCGATGCGGCTGCAGGCTGGATGAGCTACTGGGAGCCGCAGCACGGCGAGGACGGGGCCACCGGCTGTGCCGTGATCCTGCCGAAAGGCGCGGTCTTCGCCAACGCCGAACAGCACTACCTCGCGCTTGGCCACGCCGCGCCGGGCAAACCCTTCATCTACTACTTCGGCGCCGCCTGGAGCAAGGGCGGCGACTACGCGGACGGCGCAGCGTGGGAAAAGGGCGTGCGTGCATTCGCCGAACGCCTGAAAACGCCGCTGGCCGTCGAAACCCCATAA
- a CDS encoding TonB-dependent receptor — protein MQSVKQQPGLRPLPLAIAAALLCAGAAQAQEAADSGKLESVVVTANKRAQNLQDVPASITVLGDQLLQRANVRELDDIPNLSPALTLSYGTQPGNFSINMRGVGTFSLGIGVEADVAVIVDDIPLGMQANAFKDLADVNRIEVLKGPQSTLFGKSSIAGALNITTKPIGGPVKVNTTALVTEDDEWRAGVSVSGAVSDTFRMRVAASKTSYKGTLNNLTSGGKLNGSKGENLNAKFEWRPTEDLTFTLAPRYNRTEKFCCTNAFSSMTPGGLYRNAPQLPQSVVLRDININPENRDIRNDYPTGGKFHDWGAGLKIEYALGGGHTLSSISSYSKYHMDDYQDNDDTDIDILQYLTLPDGSPTKMHGGLYQYGVFNVKSTTQEFRLTSPDKGALRYVVGLWYGKNDLNRELTKAPLIFNYGTSYGADAWNVNKAIYGQGNWDFRPDTSLIAGARFNDEDTGYNFRRYTVPPQTFAQTEFYTKSDSNSSHTWKLGLEHRLNRDAMVYGTVSTGHKGVAYDLTSGFTAALAKKDAVPAESARSYELGWKQSLWDNRAMFSMALFRTNFRNFQQSAGFFDYDGIFRTALNSLGGLRTQGVEVEGSVRVTRELQLNGSFAYTEATITEFENGPCYNVLNDAGTGSTPGPGCFKSPKFNNTNVQNLAGKTLPNAPKVKINLGGQYDIPLATQGFNAFVAGSTRFQSRTQFSLNQDPMTLQGAYSITNLSFGLSDKKGRYKASLFVNNLFDKHYAAGLNNSIANGTWSPKAPNVPRAVNTTSWLPPRDFARYFGARLDMTF, from the coding sequence ATGCAATCTGTGAAACAGCAGCCGGGCCTTCGCCCCCTGCCCCTCGCTATCGCTGCCGCGCTGCTCTGCGCAGGCGCAGCCCAGGCCCAGGAAGCGGCTGATAGCGGCAAACTGGAATCGGTCGTGGTGACGGCCAACAAGCGCGCCCAGAACCTGCAGGACGTTCCCGCATCGATCACGGTGCTGGGCGACCAGCTGCTGCAGCGCGCGAACGTGCGTGAACTGGACGATATTCCCAACCTCTCGCCCGCGCTCACCCTGTCCTACGGCACGCAGCCCGGCAACTTCAGCATCAATATGCGCGGCGTGGGCACCTTCTCGCTGGGTATCGGCGTCGAGGCCGATGTAGCGGTGATTGTCGACGATATTCCGCTCGGCATGCAGGCCAACGCCTTCAAGGACCTGGCGGACGTGAACCGCATCGAAGTGCTGAAAGGGCCGCAAAGCACCCTGTTCGGCAAGAGCTCCATTGCCGGTGCGCTCAATATCACCACGAAGCCTATCGGTGGACCGGTGAAGGTGAACACCACGGCCCTCGTAACGGAAGACGATGAGTGGCGCGCGGGCGTGAGCGTTTCGGGCGCCGTGTCCGATACCTTCCGCATGCGCGTCGCGGCCAGCAAAACGAGCTACAAGGGCACCCTGAACAACCTCACCAGCGGCGGCAAGCTCAATGGCAGCAAGGGCGAGAACCTGAACGCGAAGTTCGAATGGCGCCCGACGGAGGACCTTACTTTCACCCTCGCGCCGCGCTACAACCGCACCGAGAAGTTCTGCTGCACCAATGCCTTCTCCTCGATGACGCCCGGCGGCCTGTATCGCAACGCGCCGCAGCTGCCGCAATCGGTGGTCCTGCGCGACATCAATATCAATCCGGAGAACCGCGATATCCGCAACGACTATCCCACCGGCGGCAAGTTCCACGACTGGGGCGCGGGACTGAAAATCGAGTATGCGCTGGGCGGCGGGCATACGCTCAGCTCCATCTCGTCCTACAGCAAGTACCACATGGACGACTACCAGGACAACGACGATACCGATATCGACATCCTGCAGTACCTCACCCTGCCCGACGGCTCGCCGACGAAGATGCACGGGGGGCTGTACCAGTACGGCGTATTCAACGTGAAGTCCACCACCCAGGAATTCCGCCTCACTTCGCCGGACAAGGGTGCGCTGCGCTATGTGGTGGGCCTCTGGTACGGCAAGAATGACCTGAACCGCGAGCTGACCAAGGCGCCGCTGATCTTCAACTACGGCACCAGCTACGGCGCGGATGCGTGGAACGTGAACAAGGCCATCTACGGCCAGGGCAACTGGGACTTCCGCCCCGATACCAGCCTTATCGCAGGTGCCCGCTTCAACGACGAAGACACCGGCTACAACTTCCGCCGCTACACCGTGCCGCCGCAAACCTTCGCCCAGACGGAGTTCTACACGAAATCCGACAGCAACAGCAGCCACACCTGGAAGCTGGGCCTGGAGCACCGCCTGAACCGCGACGCAATGGTCTACGGCACGGTCTCCACCGGCCACAAAGGCGTGGCCTACGACCTGACCTCCGGCTTTACCGCGGCGCTGGCGAAGAAGGACGCCGTTCCGGCCGAATCGGCGCGCAGCTATGAGCTGGGCTGGAAGCAGAGCCTGTGGGACAACCGGGCCATGTTCAGCATGGCCCTGTTCCGCACCAACTTCCGCAACTTCCAGCAGTCGGCGGGCTTCTTCGACTACGACGGCATCTTCCGCACGGCCCTGAACAGCCTGGGCGGCCTGCGCACGCAAGGCGTGGAAGTCGAAGGATCGGTGCGCGTGACGCGCGAACTGCAGCTCAATGGCAGCTTCGCCTACACGGAAGCCACCATCACCGAGTTCGAGAACGGCCCCTGCTACAACGTGCTGAACGACGCGGGCACCGGTTCCACCCCGGGGCCGGGCTGCTTCAAGAGCCCCAAGTTCAACAACACCAATGTGCAGAACCTGGCGGGCAAAACGCTGCCGAACGCGCCGAAGGTGAAGATCAACCTGGGCGGCCAGTACGACATTCCACTGGCCACGCAGGGCTTCAACGCCTTTGTGGCGGGCAGCACGCGCTTCCAGAGCCGCACGCAGTTCTCCCTGAACCAGGACCCGATGACGCTGCAGGGCGCCTACAGCATCACCAACCTGAGTTTCGGCCTGAGCGACAAGAAGGGCCGCTACAAGGCTTCCCTGTTCGTCAACAACCTGTTCGACAAGCACTATGCGGCTGGCCTGAACAACAGCATCGCCAACGGCACGTGGAGCCCGAAAGCGCCGAATGTGCCGCGCGCCGTCAACACCACCTCCTGGCTGCCGCCGCGCGACTTCGCCCGCTACTTCGGCGCCCGCCTGGACATGACGTTCTGA
- a CDS encoding undecaprenyl-diphosphate phosphatase — protein sequence MDIILALKALIMGLVEGFTEFLPISSTGHLILAGSLLNFTGEKVKVFEIAIQAGAMLAVIWEYRARIGAVLAGIFSDRKAQRFALNVAIAFVPAAILGFIFGNSIKAVLFAPLPVALAFIIGGLVILWVERRARTQPVSVRVQSVDDMSALDALKVGFAQAFALIPGTSRSGATIIGGMLFGLSRKAATEFSFFLAIPTLLAATFYSLYKERALLSAADLPMFGVGTVAAFLSAFLCVRWLLRYIATHDFTVFAWYRIVFGLVVIASAYSGLVTWAD from the coding sequence ATGGATATCATTCTTGCGTTGAAGGCCCTGATCATGGGCCTGGTAGAAGGATTCACCGAGTTCCTGCCGATTTCCTCTACCGGCCACCTGATTCTGGCCGGCAGCCTGCTCAATTTCACCGGCGAGAAGGTCAAAGTGTTCGAGATTGCGATTCAGGCCGGCGCCATGCTGGCAGTGATCTGGGAGTACCGCGCCAGGATCGGGGCGGTACTGGCGGGGATCTTCAGCGACCGCAAGGCGCAGCGCTTCGCCCTGAACGTGGCCATTGCCTTCGTTCCGGCGGCGATCCTTGGCTTCATTTTCGGGAACAGCATCAAGGCTGTGCTCTTTGCTCCCCTGCCCGTGGCGCTGGCCTTCATCATTGGCGGCCTGGTCATCCTGTGGGTGGAGCGCCGCGCCCGGACGCAGCCGGTCTCCGTGCGTGTGCAGTCCGTGGACGACATGAGCGCGCTCGATGCATTGAAAGTGGGCTTCGCCCAGGCATTCGCCCTCATTCCGGGCACCAGCCGCTCCGGCGCCACCATTATCGGCGGCATGCTGTTCGGTCTCTCGCGCAAGGCCGCCACCGAATTCTCCTTCTTCCTCGCCATTCCGACCCTGCTCGCGGCGACCTTCTATTCCCTGTACAAGGAACGCGCCCTGCTCTCCGCGGCCGACCTGCCGATGTTCGGCGTGGGCACCGTGGCCGCCTTTCTATCGGCCTTCCTCTGCGTGCGCTGGCTCCTGCGCTATATCGCAACCCATGACTTCACGGTGTTCGCCTGGTACCGGATCGTATTCGGCCTGGTGGTGATCGCCTCTGCTTACTCCGGCCTGGTGACGTGGGCCGACTAG
- the recQ gene encoding DNA helicase RecQ: MNETSERALHLLQTIFGYPAFRGQQGEIVEHVGNGGDALVLMPTGGGKSLCYQIPAMLRDGVGVVVSPLIALMQDQVDALAEVGVRAAFLNSTQTWEEAARIERLVRTGQLDLVYVAPERLMTQRCFDLFQDSKIALFAIDEAHCVSQWGHDFRPEYIKLSVLHEYFPDVPRIALTATADQQTRAEIVHRLKLEDAAQFVSSFDRPNIRYQIVEKANGRKQLLDFITTEHAGDSGIVYCLSRKKVEETADFLNENGIRALPYHAGMDHAKRADNQARFLREENIVMVATIAFGMGIDKPDVRFVAHLDLPKSIEGYYQETGRAGRDGLPASAWMAYGLQDVVLQRRMIDESEADEGFKRVLGTKLDSMLGLCETLSCRRVRLLDYFGEPSTPCGNCDTCLLPPVSFDGTVPVQKLLSAIYRVDQRFAAGHVIEVLRGIETERIKTWHHDSLSVFGIGADRSEQEWRAILRQVIALGLVTVDHEQYSSLKLTDAARPVLKGGQKVQLRQYQKPVKQKRAAAPKGYTETDLDGEEQKIFDRLRSWRMGTAREHNVPAYVIFVDATLREIAKAKPQSLDDLRGVSGVGEKKLASYGEEIVRLLADMT, encoded by the coding sequence ATGAACGAAACCAGCGAACGCGCCCTCCACCTGCTTCAAACGATCTTCGGCTATCCCGCCTTCCGCGGGCAGCAGGGAGAAATCGTCGAACACGTGGGCAACGGCGGCGACGCGCTGGTGCTGATGCCGACCGGCGGCGGCAAGTCGCTGTGCTACCAGATTCCGGCGATGCTGCGCGACGGCGTCGGCGTCGTGGTATCCCCCCTGATAGCGCTGATGCAGGACCAGGTGGATGCGCTGGCCGAAGTGGGCGTGCGCGCCGCCTTCCTGAATTCGACCCAGACCTGGGAAGAAGCCGCGCGCATCGAACGCCTGGTGCGCACCGGCCAGCTCGACCTGGTCTACGTGGCGCCGGAGCGCCTGATGACGCAGCGCTGCTTCGACCTGTTCCAGGACTCGAAGATCGCCCTCTTCGCCATCGACGAGGCCCACTGCGTATCGCAATGGGGCCACGACTTCCGGCCGGAGTACATCAAGCTCTCCGTATTGCACGAGTACTTCCCGGACGTGCCGCGCATTGCGCTCACCGCCACGGCGGACCAGCAGACCCGCGCCGAGATCGTACACCGCCTGAAGCTGGAAGATGCGGCGCAGTTCGTGTCTTCCTTCGACCGTCCGAACATCCGCTACCAGATCGTGGAAAAGGCCAATGGCCGCAAGCAGCTGCTGGACTTCATCACCACGGAGCATGCGGGCGATTCGGGCATCGTGTACTGCCTGTCGCGCAAGAAGGTGGAGGAAACGGCGGACTTCCTGAACGAGAACGGCATTCGCGCCCTGCCCTATCACGCAGGCATGGATCACGCGAAGCGCGCGGACAACCAGGCCCGCTTCCTGCGCGAGGAGAACATTGTGATGGTCGCCACCATCGCCTTCGGCATGGGGATCGACAAGCCGGACGTGCGCTTCGTGGCCCACCTGGACCTGCCCAAGAGCATAGAAGGCTACTACCAGGAAACCGGCCGCGCAGGCCGCGACGGCTTGCCCGCCAGCGCGTGGATGGCCTACGGCCTGCAGGACGTGGTGCTCCAGCGCCGCATGATCGACGAATCGGAAGCGGACGAAGGCTTCAAGCGCGTCCTCGGCACCAAGCTCGATTCCATGCTCGGCCTGTGCGAAACCCTGAGCTGCCGCCGCGTGCGCCTTCTGGACTACTTTGGCGAACCCTCCACGCCCTGCGGCAACTGCGACACCTGCCTGCTGCCGCCCGTCTCCTTTGACGGCACGGTGCCTGTGCAGAAGCTGCTCTCCGCCATCTACCGCGTGGACCAGCGCTTCGCCGCGGGCCACGTGATCGAGGTGCTGCGCGGAATCGAGACGGAGCGCATCAAGACCTGGCACCACGATTCCCTCTCCGTCTTCGGCATCGGCGCAGACCGCAGCGAACAGGAATGGCGCGCCATCCTGCGCCAGGTAATTGCGCTGGGCCTCGTCACCGTCGATCATGAACAATACAGCTCCCTCAAGCTCACCGACGCAGCCCGTCCCGTGCTGAAGGGCGGCCAGAAGGTGCAGCTGCGCCAGTACCAGAAGCCGGTCAAGCAGAAGCGCGCTGCTGCGCCCAAGGGCTACACCGAGACGGACCTGGATGGGGAGGAGCAGAAGATCTTCGACAGGCTGCGCTCGTGGCGCATGGGGACGGCCCGCGAGCATAATGTGCCCGCCTACGTCATCTTCGTGGACGCCACGCTGCGCGAGATCGCCAAGGCCAAGCCACAGTCGCTGGACGACCTGCGCGGCGTATCGGGCGTGGGCGAGAAGAAGCTCGCTTCCTACGGCGAGGAGATCGTACGGCTGCTGGCCGACATGACCTGA
- a CDS encoding AraC family transcriptional regulator, which produces MGSCAPSFAELFPAAANRASPAAQSALAEAPRDAMAHAVFQTMSGTDAVLERFAWLGDGLAAAVWSRSTDEQLTSYAQPGHHTLSCYLGGGYRVEREGAPGQYGAPGRLCSLPDWHESEWVVRDSLRLMHIYFMPEHFTRRAVAELDREPRELTLQDRTYFENPRIVQIFEDLLVTPWEDSDQLLRANELTHEALSELLHSQSMVKPSLRVRGGLASHLRRRLSEYIEANLHQPITLGMLAELASLSEFHLARMFRVSFGMPPSSWIAARRIERARRLLKEGELPLQQIADACGYADLSHFGHRFRDALGASPSRFRQVMSASSRTISSP; this is translated from the coding sequence ATGGGTTCCTGCGCGCCGTCCTTTGCCGAGCTGTTTCCCGCCGCCGCGAACCGCGCTTCGCCTGCGGCGCAGTCGGCGCTGGCCGAGGCGCCGCGCGATGCGATGGCGCATGCGGTGTTCCAGACCATGTCCGGCACCGATGCGGTGCTCGAACGCTTCGCCTGGCTCGGCGACGGCCTGGCGGCTGCCGTCTGGAGCCGCAGCACGGATGAACAGCTCACGAGTTATGCCCAGCCGGGCCATCACACCCTGTCCTGCTATCTGGGCGGTGGCTACCGCGTCGAACGCGAGGGCGCGCCGGGGCAGTACGGGGCTCCCGGCCGCCTGTGCTCACTGCCGGACTGGCACGAATCGGAATGGGTGGTGCGCGATTCGCTGCGCCTCATGCACATCTACTTCATGCCGGAGCACTTCACCCGCCGCGCCGTGGCGGAGCTGGACCGCGAGCCGCGCGAGCTCACGCTGCAGGACCGGACGTATTTCGAGAATCCGCGTATCGTGCAGATCTTCGAGGATCTCCTGGTTACGCCCTGGGAGGACTCCGACCAGCTCCTGCGTGCCAACGAGCTGACCCACGAGGCGCTCAGCGAACTGCTGCACTCGCAGTCGATGGTGAAGCCTTCGCTGCGCGTGCGCGGCGGGCTCGCGTCGCACCTGCGCCGCCGCCTGTCGGAATACATCGAAGCGAACCTGCACCAGCCGATCACCCTGGGAATGCTGGCGGAATTGGCAAGCTTGTCGGAGTTTCATCTGGCGCGCATGTTCCGCGTGAGCTTCGGCATGCCGCCATCGAGCTGGATCGCGGCGCGCCGCATCGAACGCGCGCGCAGGCTGCTGAAGGAAGGCGAGCTGCCTTTGCAGCAGATCGCCGACGCCTGCGGCTACGCGGACCTGAGCCACTTCGGCCACCGCTTCCGCGATGCGCTGGGCGCTTCGCCCAGCCGCTTCCGTCAGGTCATGTCGGCCAGCAGCCGTACGATCTCCTCGCCGTAG
- a CDS encoding DMT family transporter, with translation MNTFLYLLTVLIWGTTWIAIKFQLGVVAAPVSIAIRFWMATAVMFVLLFLLRKPVWPPRRAWRYLFAQGLALFCLNFLCFYYASQWMQSGLVAVVFSTAPIWNAINGRIFLKKAIRPQVLAGALLGLCGISLLFLPQMRGHWTDSGMLVGLGLALLGTLCFSAGNLLSSRMQALGLTPWTTNTWAMLIGSTVLTLGSLAAGMEFAFEPTARYIGSLLYLAIPGSVIGFTAYLMLVGRIGADRAAYCTVLFPIVALTVSTVFEGYVWTATAFGGLLLVLGGNLLAFLPAGRLPLLAARQ, from the coding sequence ATGAATACCTTCCTCTACCTGCTGACAGTCCTGATCTGGGGCACCACCTGGATCGCCATCAAATTCCAGCTCGGCGTCGTTGCCGCCCCGGTGTCCATCGCCATCCGCTTCTGGATGGCGACCGCCGTGATGTTTGTCCTGCTCTTCCTGCTGCGCAAACCCGTCTGGCCGCCGCGCCGTGCATGGCGCTATCTCTTCGCGCAGGGCCTGGCCCTCTTCTGCCTCAACTTCCTGTGCTTCTACTACGCCAGCCAATGGATGCAGAGCGGCCTGGTGGCCGTGGTGTTCTCCACCGCGCCGATCTGGAACGCGATCAACGGCCGCATCTTCCTGAAGAAGGCCATCCGCCCCCAGGTGCTGGCGGGCGCCCTGCTGGGCCTCTGCGGCATCAGCCTGCTCTTCCTGCCGCAGATGCGCGGCCACTGGACCGACAGCGGCATGCTGGTCGGCCTGGGTCTCGCCCTGCTTGGCACCCTGTGCTTCTCCGCCGGGAACCTGCTCTCCAGCCGCATGCAGGCGCTGGGCCTTACACCCTGGACCACCAATACCTGGGCCATGCTGATCGGCAGCACCGTGCTCACCCTCGGCTCGCTGGCCGCGGGCATGGAGTTCGCGTTCGAGCCGACGGCGCGCTATATCGGTTCCCTGCTCTATCTTGCGATTCCCGGCTCGGTGATCGGCTTCACGGCCTACCTCATGCTGGTGGGCCGCATCGGGGCGGACCGCGCAGCCTACTGCACGGTGCTCTTCCCCATCGTCGCGCTGACGGTGTCCACGGTGTTCGAAGGCTATGTGTGGACGGCGACGGCCTTCGGCGGCCTGCTACTGGTTCTCGGCGGGAACCTGCTGGCCTTCCTGCCCGCCGGGCGACTGCCGCTTCTGGCGGCGCGGCAGTAG